A window of Streptomyces armeniacus contains these coding sequences:
- a CDS encoding tetratricopeptide repeat protein — MSSTREPNTGLLRLYRESGWTQRQFAQEINRLGTERGTPLKYRSPSVHQWLGGHVPREDVRPLILEAFARRLGHPVTHAEAGFPPPGGATGRRPATEGITDLGRQDMDPSRRGVLGASLFSVALTVPNWPDVAGRMEAVQTGHTQRVGMSDVDMVTAMTEQISALYAEFGGRHSRPMAAAFLVNTVTPYLKARAPEPVRKSMMSAASDLCYLAGHMAVDEGLHGLAQQYYVKALEVAGASEDHLTYCTTLRGMSVQAVDLGHGREALRLADAAAAAAPEAGPRMRAFLAGQQAHAAAQTGDRTSALSHLRVAEAALDKAESRERKFVCSYRLPALRYHTGQVLYALGDVRGSTTELAESDKHRNPSAHRTRVRYLSLLAERQLEIGHLETACATWRQVLDIYPKVQSGQCDQSVTRMLGRIRPYQKTPAARALYERARTAVPLTGRA, encoded by the coding sequence GTGAGCAGCACACGCGAGCCGAACACCGGCCTCCTCCGGCTGTACCGCGAGAGCGGCTGGACGCAGCGCCAGTTCGCTCAGGAGATCAACCGCCTGGGCACGGAACGCGGCACCCCGCTCAAGTACCGCAGCCCGTCCGTGCACCAGTGGCTCGGCGGCCACGTGCCGAGGGAGGACGTACGGCCGCTGATCCTGGAGGCGTTCGCCCGCAGACTGGGCCACCCGGTCACCCACGCGGAGGCCGGTTTCCCGCCACCGGGCGGAGCCACGGGCCGCCGTCCCGCGACGGAAGGCATCACGGACCTGGGCCGCCAGGACATGGACCCGTCCCGCCGGGGCGTCCTCGGCGCGAGCCTGTTCTCCGTCGCGCTGACGGTCCCTAACTGGCCCGACGTCGCGGGCCGCATGGAGGCCGTCCAGACCGGCCACACGCAGCGCGTGGGCATGTCGGATGTCGACATGGTGACCGCCATGACGGAACAGATCTCCGCCCTTTACGCCGAGTTCGGCGGCCGCCACTCCCGCCCCATGGCAGCGGCTTTTCTCGTCAACACGGTGACGCCGTACCTCAAAGCACGAGCACCCGAGCCCGTACGCAAGTCCATGATGTCGGCGGCCTCCGACCTCTGCTATCTGGCCGGGCACATGGCGGTGGACGAAGGGCTGCACGGACTGGCGCAGCAGTACTACGTGAAGGCCCTGGAGGTCGCGGGCGCCTCGGAGGACCATCTGACGTACTGCACGACGCTGCGCGGCATGAGCGTCCAGGCGGTCGACCTCGGCCACGGCCGAGAAGCCCTGCGCCTCGCCGACGCCGCCGCTGCCGCAGCGCCGGAGGCCGGGCCCCGTATGCGCGCGTTCCTCGCCGGGCAGCAGGCGCACGCGGCGGCACAGACCGGGGACCGTACGAGCGCGCTGTCCCATCTCCGCGTGGCGGAGGCCGCGTTGGACAAGGCCGAGTCGCGGGAAAGGAAGTTCGTCTGCTCCTACCGCCTCCCGGCGCTGCGCTACCACACGGGCCAGGTCCTGTACGCCCTCGGTGACGTCCGCGGCTCCACCACGGAACTCGCGGAATCCGACAAACACCGCAACCCGTCGGCCCACCGCACCCGCGTCCGCTACCTCTCCCTGCTGGCGGAGCGCCAGTTGGAGATCGGGCACCTGGAGACGGCCTGCGCCACCTGGCGCCAGGTGCTCGACATCTACCCGAAGGTCCAGTCGGGCCAGTGCGACCAGAGCGTCACCCGCATGCTCGGCCGCATCCGCCCGTACCAGAAGACCCCCGCCGCGCGGGCCCTCTACGAACGCGCCCGCACGGCCGTCCCGTTGACCGGGAGGGCGTGA
- a CDS encoding FMN-dependent NADH-azoreductase, whose translation MSYLLHIDSSSLGEASISRQVAQSFLDDWNGKVVHRDLAAAPVPHITAAGITARDTDPAQHTDEQAAAAAIQETLIEEFLGADAYLFTVPMYNLTMPSVFKAWLDQIIVFGHTVHPGSPSQVAGRPAVVISARGGSYAPGAPRHGFDYVVPVLDALLGHEDMFGLDVTTVIPELTMAPHVTALATLLPKHEASMADAHERARELAATIGGGTAAAA comes from the coding sequence ATGTCTTACCTGCTGCACATCGACTCCTCTTCGCTCGGCGAAGCCTCCATCTCCCGCCAGGTCGCCCAGTCCTTCCTCGACGACTGGAACGGCAAGGTCGTCCACCGCGACCTCGCCGCCGCACCCGTGCCCCACATCACCGCGGCCGGCATCACCGCACGCGACACCGACCCCGCCCAGCACACCGACGAGCAGGCCGCCGCGGCCGCGATACAGGAGACGCTGATCGAGGAGTTCCTCGGCGCCGACGCGTATCTCTTCACGGTGCCGATGTACAACCTGACGATGCCGTCGGTGTTCAAGGCATGGCTCGACCAGATCATCGTCTTCGGCCACACCGTCCACCCCGGCAGCCCTTCCCAGGTCGCCGGGCGTCCCGCCGTGGTGATCTCGGCCCGGGGTGGCAGCTACGCCCCCGGCGCTCCCAGGCACGGCTTTGACTACGTCGTACCCGTCCTCGACGCGCTGCTCGGCCACGAGGACATGTTCGGCCTGGACGTCACCACCGTGATCCCCGAGCTGACCATGGCCCCGCACGTGACGGCGCTGGCCACGCTGCTTCCGAAGCACGAGGCGTCCATGGCCGACGCGCACGAGCGTGCGCGCGAACTCGCCGCGACGATCGGCGGCGGTACGGCCGCCGCCGCCTGA
- a CDS encoding benzaldehyde dehydrogenase — protein sequence MSLLDPHTWSGQIHLGGWTPASGGTTPVVEPATGAELERIGSAGTDDVGRACALAADAQAAWARTPYTERAAVLRRAGDLFTEAAAEIQDWLVREAGSIPGKAAFETTTAAQECYEAAALVSRAVGQVLPSAEPRLSMARRGPAGVVGVIAPFNVPLVLAIRSVAPALALGNAVVLKPDPRTAVGGGVSILRVFEEAGLPPGVLSLTPGGAPVGEALVADRHVRVISFTGSTAAGRKVGEAAARHLKRAHLELGGNSAMIVLPDSDLEQAASTAAWGSFFHQGQICMTTGRHLVHASVADEYTERLAAKADMLPVGDPATAQVALGPVIDAGQRDRIHALVTSSVDGGARLAAGGSYEELFYRPTVLADVTDGTPAYAQEVFGPVAPVRTFASLDEAVALATDSEYGLSLGILTRDVMKGLELAERIPTGLVHINDQTVNDEALAPFGGTAASGTGARFGGEANLEAFTETRWITMRGAQAEYPF from the coding sequence ATGTCCCTCCTCGACCCGCACACCTGGTCCGGACAGATCCACCTCGGCGGCTGGACGCCCGCCTCCGGCGGCACCACGCCCGTCGTCGAACCCGCCACCGGCGCCGAGCTGGAACGGATCGGCAGCGCCGGCACGGACGACGTCGGGCGCGCCTGCGCGCTCGCGGCGGACGCGCAGGCCGCGTGGGCCCGCACCCCGTACACCGAGCGCGCGGCGGTGCTGCGGCGCGCGGGCGACCTGTTCACGGAGGCCGCCGCGGAGATCCAGGACTGGCTGGTGCGGGAGGCCGGGAGCATCCCCGGGAAGGCGGCGTTCGAGACCACGACGGCCGCGCAGGAGTGCTACGAGGCCGCCGCGCTCGTCTCCCGCGCCGTCGGCCAGGTGCTTCCGTCCGCCGAACCGCGCCTCAGCATGGCGCGCCGCGGGCCCGCCGGAGTCGTCGGCGTGATCGCACCGTTCAACGTGCCGCTCGTACTGGCCATCCGCTCGGTCGCCCCGGCCCTCGCCCTCGGCAACGCCGTGGTGCTCAAGCCCGACCCCCGTACGGCGGTGGGCGGCGGCGTGTCGATCCTGCGGGTCTTCGAGGAGGCCGGACTGCCGCCCGGCGTCCTGTCGTTGACCCCCGGCGGGGCGCCCGTGGGCGAGGCGCTGGTCGCGGACCGGCACGTGCGCGTCATCTCGTTCACCGGCTCGACGGCCGCCGGCCGGAAGGTCGGCGAGGCCGCGGCCCGCCACCTCAAGCGGGCGCACCTGGAACTCGGCGGCAACTCCGCGATGATCGTGCTGCCCGACTCCGACCTGGAGCAGGCCGCGTCGACCGCTGCCTGGGGCTCGTTCTTCCACCAGGGCCAGATCTGCATGACCACCGGACGGCACCTGGTGCACGCGTCCGTGGCCGACGAGTACACCGAACGCCTCGCCGCCAAGGCCGACATGCTGCCCGTCGGCGACCCGGCCACCGCGCAGGTCGCGCTCGGCCCGGTCATCGACGCCGGGCAGCGCGACCGTATCCACGCCCTGGTGACCTCCAGCGTCGACGGCGGCGCACGGCTGGCCGCGGGCGGCAGTTACGAGGAGCTGTTCTACCGCCCTACGGTCCTCGCCGACGTCACCGACGGCACCCCCGCGTACGCCCAGGAGGTCTTCGGCCCGGTCGCCCCGGTCCGCACCTTCGCCTCCCTGGACGAGGCGGTGGCGCTGGCCACCGACAGCGAATACGGCCTGTCCCTGGGCATCCTGACCCGCGACGTGATGAAGGGCCTCGAACTCGCGGAACGCATCCCCACCGGCCTGGTCCACATCAACGACCAGACGGTCAACGACGAGGCCCTGGCCCCGTTCGGCGGCACGGCGGCGTCGGGCACGGGGGCGCGCTTCGGCGGCGAGGCGAACCTCGAGGCGTTCACGGAGACCCGCTGGATCACGATGCGCGGGGCGCAGGCCGAGTACCCGTTCTGA
- a CDS encoding DsbA family oxidoreductase translates to MVERATQPEGSQVAVEVWSDLGCPWCYVGHHRLRTAMAQRPDADRFDIRMRAFELNPNAPQEPEPVETAFIRTHGGTTAHFLRAERQIQALAHGEGLEFSLDRLSASTFDLHRVVQYAGDQGRGFEFFSDLQDGYFAGTLNPYDSDTLAGVAESAGLDGQRVREILAGDDYAERVRADRTEGLELGANGVPFVVLNRRVAAPGAQKVAGYGQLLEQAAAGPVPSERVP, encoded by the coding sequence ATGGTTGAGCGGGCAACGCAGCCCGAGGGGTCGCAGGTCGCCGTCGAAGTGTGGTCCGACCTGGGATGCCCGTGGTGCTACGTCGGTCATCACCGGCTCCGGACCGCGATGGCGCAGCGCCCTGACGCGGACAGGTTCGACATCAGGATGCGGGCCTTCGAGCTGAACCCGAACGCGCCCCAGGAGCCGGAGCCGGTCGAGACGGCCTTCATCCGGACCCACGGCGGCACCACCGCCCACTTCCTCCGGGCCGAGCGCCAGATCCAGGCGCTCGCACACGGGGAAGGGCTCGAGTTCTCGCTGGACCGCCTCAGCGCCAGCACCTTCGACCTGCACCGCGTGGTGCAGTACGCGGGCGACCAGGGCCGCGGGTTCGAGTTCTTCTCCGACCTCCAGGACGGCTACTTCGCGGGCACCCTCAACCCGTACGACTCGGACACCCTGGCAGGCGTCGCCGAGTCGGCCGGGCTGGACGGGCAGCGAGTCCGCGAGATCCTCGCGGGCGACGACTACGCCGAGCGCGTGCGCGCCGACCGGACCGAGGGCCTGGAACTGGGCGCCAACGGCGTCCCGTTCGTCGTCCTCAACCGCCGGGTGGCCGCCCCGGGCGCCCAGAAGGTCGCCGGCTACGGCCAGTTGCTGGAGCAGGCCGCGGCCGGGCCGGTGCCGAGTGAGCGTGTGCCGTGA
- a CDS encoding SAM-dependent methyltransferase translates to MERKPFRVEDIDTSRPHPARIYDYLLGGKDHYEVDRQAGDQLAVAAPEVRIGVQANRAFLRRAVRHVVGTGVRQLLDVGTGLPTSPNVHESALEVAPDVRVAYVDNDPIVNVHAGALLSHTGSTSIVLADLRDPQAILEHPDVREVIDFDEPVALLLVAILHFLTDAEKPAEVVATLRDALPPGSHLVLSHATGDFADRSNAQAVYNGATATLNLRARAEVERFFDGFDLIDPGLAQVPFWRPDAPPPPRSAEIGFYGGVARKRA, encoded by the coding sequence GTGGAACGGAAACCCTTCCGTGTCGAGGACATCGACACCAGCAGGCCCCATCCCGCGCGGATCTACGACTACCTGCTCGGCGGCAAGGACCACTACGAGGTCGACCGCCAGGCCGGCGACCAACTGGCCGTCGCGGCCCCCGAAGTGCGGATCGGCGTCCAGGCCAACCGCGCCTTCCTGCGGCGCGCCGTACGGCACGTCGTCGGCACCGGCGTCCGCCAGCTCCTCGACGTCGGCACCGGCCTGCCCACCTCGCCGAACGTGCACGAGTCCGCCCTGGAGGTCGCACCGGACGTACGCGTCGCGTACGTCGACAACGACCCCATCGTGAACGTCCACGCCGGCGCGCTCCTCAGCCACACCGGCTCCACCAGCATCGTCCTCGCCGACCTGCGCGACCCGCAGGCCATCCTGGAACACCCCGACGTACGCGAGGTCATCGACTTCGACGAACCCGTCGCCCTGCTCCTCGTCGCCATCCTCCACTTCCTCACCGACGCCGAGAAGCCCGCCGAGGTCGTCGCCACCCTGCGCGACGCGCTGCCGCCCGGCAGCCACCTCGTCCTCTCGCACGCCACGGGCGACTTCGCCGACCGCAGCAACGCCCAGGCCGTCTACAACGGAGCCACCGCCACCCTGAACCTGCGGGCCCGCGCCGAGGTCGAGCGCTTCTTCGACGGCTTCGACCTGATCGACCCCGGCCTCGCCCAGGTCCCGTTCTGGCGCCCGGACGCCCCACCGCCGCCGCGCTCCGCGGAGATCGGCTTCTACGGAGGCGTGGCGCGCAAGCGCGCCTGA
- a CDS encoding HEAT repeat domain-containing protein — protein MASGGRTRQQDGSEFAALLRRVRAEAASPEASADCAELVALARDGGPESRDALADVLAETERPLWAREVASFALGCAGDRRAFETLIFLLNYRDPVRGATAAHALVRLGDPRTARAAAALATNELRTAYALHPVRLLVALRAPESVPTLVGVLSRLLERPVPHWPVALACVEGLGRIGDARARPVLQEAAHHHRLRAAAHAALARAGG, from the coding sequence ATGGCGAGCGGTGGACGGACCCGGCAGCAAGACGGAAGTGAATTCGCGGCGCTCCTGCGGCGGGTACGCGCCGAGGCGGCGAGCCCGGAAGCGTCGGCCGACTGCGCGGAGCTGGTCGCCCTCGCGCGGGACGGCGGCCCGGAGTCGCGGGATGCGCTGGCAGACGTACTGGCGGAGACCGAACGGCCGCTGTGGGCGCGGGAGGTGGCCTCGTTCGCCCTGGGGTGCGCGGGAGACCGCCGCGCCTTCGAGACCCTGATCTTCCTCCTGAACTACCGCGATCCCGTGCGCGGCGCCACCGCCGCGCACGCGCTCGTACGGCTCGGAGACCCGCGTACGGCCCGCGCCGCGGCGGCACTTGCCACCAACGAGTTGCGGACAGCATATGCCCTGCATCCCGTACGGCTGCTGGTCGCGCTGCGCGCGCCCGAGTCCGTACCGACACTGGTCGGTGTACTCTCCCGGCTGCTCGAGCGGCCCGTACCGCACTGGCCCGTCGCGCTCGCGTGCGTCGAGGGCCTGGGCCGCATCGGCGACGCCCGCGCCCGCCCCGTCCTCCAGGAGGCCGCCCACCACCACCGCCTCCGCGCGGCCGCGCACGCGGCGCTCGCGCGGGCGGGGGGTTAG
- a CDS encoding winged helix-turn-helix transcriptional regulator, with protein sequence MASERRIAGPCQAWPEDSAFIREVLDRIGDKWTVLTIGTLSAGSLRYSDLQASIPGISQRMLTQTLKHLERDGLITRTAYAEVPPRVEYELTDLGRSLMDAVTAMVGWAAAHHREVADNRAASELTGVGRGKAAVSASAG encoded by the coding sequence ATGGCGTCAGAGCGACGGATCGCCGGCCCGTGCCAGGCATGGCCGGAGGACAGCGCCTTCATCCGTGAGGTGCTCGACCGCATCGGCGACAAGTGGACGGTGCTGACCATCGGCACCCTGAGCGCCGGCTCGCTGCGCTACTCCGACCTGCAGGCGAGCATCCCGGGGATCTCCCAGCGGATGCTGACCCAGACGCTCAAGCATTTGGAGCGCGACGGTCTGATCACGCGGACCGCGTACGCCGAGGTCCCGCCGCGAGTGGAGTACGAGCTGACGGATCTGGGCCGGTCGCTGATGGACGCGGTGACGGCGATGGTCGGCTGGGCCGCCGCCCACCACAGGGAGGTCGCCGACAACCGGGCCGCCAGCGAGCTGACGGGAGTCGGCCGGGGCAAGGCCGCGGTCAGCGCGTCGGCAGGCTGA
- a CDS encoding thiamine pyrophosphate-dependent enzyme: MRTVRDAAFDVMRQHGMTTVFANPGSTEVPLLTGFPDDLRFVLALHEGSVVGAATGWAIVREQPALVLLHTTAGLGNAVGALATARVNRAPLVVLVGQQDRRHLVQEPFLAGRLEGLAGDYPVRVETPARAQDVPGAIGRAAHAARVRRGPALVIVPMNDWAEPADDVPDPSPAALRTATGADPAAVREVAALLAGATAPALVVGAGADHADTWSALTDLAERLGCPVRQEPFGARAGFPQDHPLFAGHLPADRARLRTVLAPHDVVLAVGAPLLRQYPYQDGPLARPGTRMALVTDDPAEAERAPAELAVVAPLPAFCAALAEQTPKRAGQPYGGPETAGRPTPPPSDADGPLRGADVLAALADALPADAVLVEETPSSRPELHALVPARRPLGFLSAAMGGLGFAIPAAAGVRMGAPERPVVAVVGDGSSLYQIQALWTAAHYGVGILVIVLANSGYAVMDRLAELHGGAAPWPPFEEVSVSGLATALGCPARRVTDRGTLRRELGALLPSLGELTEPLVLEVAVAPDPVFQP, translated from the coding sequence ATGCGCACCGTCCGCGACGCCGCCTTCGACGTCATGCGACAGCACGGCATGACCACCGTCTTCGCCAACCCCGGCTCGACGGAGGTCCCGCTGCTCACCGGATTCCCCGACGACCTGCGCTTCGTCCTCGCCCTGCACGAGGGCTCGGTCGTCGGCGCCGCCACGGGCTGGGCGATCGTACGGGAGCAGCCCGCGCTCGTCCTGCTGCACACCACCGCCGGACTGGGCAACGCCGTCGGGGCGTTGGCCACGGCCCGCGTCAACCGGGCGCCGCTGGTCGTCCTCGTCGGGCAGCAGGACCGGCGGCACCTGGTCCAGGAACCGTTCCTCGCCGGGCGGTTGGAGGGCCTGGCGGGCGACTACCCCGTACGCGTCGAGACGCCGGCCCGCGCCCAGGACGTGCCCGGCGCCATCGGGCGGGCCGCGCACGCCGCGCGCGTACGGCGCGGGCCCGCGCTCGTCATCGTCCCGATGAACGACTGGGCCGAGCCCGCCGACGACGTGCCCGACCCCTCGCCCGCCGCGCTGCGGACGGCCACCGGCGCCGACCCCGCCGCCGTACGGGAGGTGGCCGCGCTGCTCGCCGGTGCCACGGCGCCCGCGCTGGTCGTCGGCGCCGGCGCGGACCACGCGGACACCTGGAGCGCGCTGACCGACCTGGCCGAACGGCTCGGCTGCCCCGTCCGGCAGGAGCCGTTCGGGGCGCGGGCGGGCTTCCCGCAGGACCACCCGCTGTTCGCGGGCCACCTGCCCGCCGACCGCGCCCGCCTCCGTACGGTGCTCGCCCCGCACGACGTGGTGCTGGCCGTCGGTGCGCCGCTGCTGCGCCAGTACCCGTACCAGGACGGCCCGTTGGCACGCCCCGGCACCCGGATGGCGCTCGTCACGGACGACCCGGCAGAGGCCGAGCGGGCTCCGGCGGAGCTGGCCGTCGTGGCGCCGCTGCCCGCGTTCTGCGCGGCGCTGGCGGAGCAGACACCGAAGCGGGCGGGGCAGCCGTACGGGGGTCCGGAGACGGCCGGTCGCCCCACGCCCCCTCCCTCCGACGCCGACGGACCGCTGCGCGGCGCGGACGTACTGGCCGCACTCGCCGACGCGCTGCCCGCGGACGCCGTCCTCGTCGAGGAGACCCCGTCCAGCCGCCCGGAGCTGCACGCGCTCGTCCCGGCCCGGCGGCCGCTCGGCTTCCTCAGCGCGGCCATGGGCGGCCTCGGCTTCGCGATCCCCGCGGCGGCCGGCGTACGGATGGGCGCGCCGGAACGCCCGGTGGTCGCGGTGGTCGGGGACGGCTCGTCGCTGTACCAGATCCAGGCCCTGTGGACGGCCGCTCACTACGGCGTGGGCATCCTCGTCATCGTCCTCGCCAACAGCGGCTACGCCGTGATGGACCGGCTCGCCGAACTGCACGGCGGAGCGGCGCCCTGGCCCCCGTTCGAGGAGGTCAGCGTCAGCGGTCTGGCAACCGCCCTCGGCTGCCCGGCGCGCCGCGTCACCGACCGCGGCACACTGCGGCGTGAACTGGGCGCGCTGCTGCCGTCACTCGGGGAGCTGACCGAACCGCTCGTACTGGAGGTGGCGGTGGCACCCGACCCCGTATTCCAGCCCTGA
- a CDS encoding nuclear transport factor 2 family protein — MTGTEENRETVRRAWRAFAGRDPERIAAFFTEDAQWTAPAGNATAVALGAPHHMAGRAQIVHFLTVDFPRLFVRDVASPSTASTPPTATWSSWRRR; from the coding sequence ATGACCGGCACCGAGGAGAACCGTGAGACCGTACGCCGCGCCTGGCGGGCCTTCGCCGGACGCGACCCGGAACGGATCGCCGCGTTCTTCACCGAGGACGCGCAGTGGACGGCCCCGGCAGGCAACGCGACGGCGGTCGCGCTGGGCGCGCCGCACCACATGGCCGGCCGGGCGCAGATCGTCCACTTCCTGACCGTCGACTTCCCCCGCCTGTTCGTACGGGACGTCGCGTCACCTTCCACGGCCTCCACGCCGCCGACCGCGACGTGGTCGTCGTGGAGGAGACGATGA
- a CDS encoding SDR family oxidoreductase, producing MTASTETRKLVVVTGASTGMGASAARELARRGFHVLAGVRRDRDADAIRAPGVEPVILDITSPEHVAALAARTADDPRPLHALVNNAGIQVNAPVETLPLAQWRHVFEVNLFGHIAVTQALLPALLRSTGRVINISSVGGKVAMATYGAYAGAKFALEAVSDSLRRELAPLGVQVVVVEPGGVRTEMATRGIATANELAAGMTPEQEARYGGLVEANNALMATGTAAGLTADAAARVIAKAVTARRPRTRYTAGRDAALITRMTRVLSDRTLDRILAANLRRHHPKGAPARPLSPA from the coding sequence ATGACAGCGTCAACTGAAACCCGGAAGCTCGTCGTCGTGACCGGAGCCTCCACCGGCATGGGCGCGTCGGCCGCCCGCGAACTGGCCCGCCGGGGATTCCACGTACTGGCCGGCGTACGGCGCGACCGCGACGCCGACGCCATCCGCGCGCCCGGCGTCGAACCGGTCATCCTCGACATCACCAGCCCCGAGCACGTGGCGGCACTCGCCGCGCGGACGGCCGACGACCCGCGGCCGCTGCACGCGCTCGTGAACAACGCCGGCATCCAGGTCAACGCCCCGGTCGAAACGCTGCCCCTGGCGCAGTGGCGGCACGTGTTCGAGGTCAACCTGTTCGGCCACATCGCCGTCACCCAGGCGCTCCTGCCCGCGCTGCTGCGGAGCACAGGCCGCGTGATCAACATCAGCTCGGTCGGCGGCAAGGTCGCCATGGCCACGTACGGCGCTTACGCCGGCGCGAAGTTCGCCCTGGAGGCGGTGAGCGACTCGCTCCGCCGGGAACTCGCGCCGCTGGGCGTCCAGGTGGTCGTGGTCGAACCCGGCGGCGTCCGTACGGAGATGGCCACCCGCGGGATCGCCACGGCGAACGAACTGGCCGCCGGGATGACCCCGGAGCAGGAAGCGCGCTACGGCGGCCTGGTCGAGGCGAACAACGCGCTGATGGCCACGGGCACCGCCGCGGGCCTGACCGCCGACGCCGCCGCCCGGGTCATCGCGAAGGCCGTGACGGCCCGCAGGCCGCGCACCCGCTACACCGCAGGCCGCGACGCCGCCCTGATCACCCGCATGACCCGGGTGCTGTCCGACCGCACGCTCGACCGCATCCTCGCCGCCAACCTCCGCCGCCACCACCCGAAGGGAGCCCCGGCCCGGCCGCTCAGCCCCGCGTAA
- a CDS encoding TetR/AcrR family transcriptional regulator — protein sequence MSTRAESAAATRRALLDAAAELLDLGGPEAVTLREVGARAGVSRGAPYRHFTGKDSLLTVVATEGWQRIGDQVHALRADPALSAAGRLRGALQTLVGVGRSQPHLYQVLFRRRGHRPEELGEGLDRVRRQLCGPADDPAADRVRAAGRFHGEFLAIVAGLVGERNARHYGALLLSSAHGIADMEVSGHLAPEGLGAGADELVDTLVQMIAEAGIGDAAQRQHPSPVHADSTDGGMEDSGGSR from the coding sequence ATGTCCACCCGTGCGGAGTCCGCCGCCGCCACCCGCCGCGCGCTGCTCGACGCGGCCGCCGAACTCCTCGACCTCGGCGGCCCCGAAGCCGTCACCCTGCGCGAGGTGGGCGCGCGGGCGGGCGTAAGCCGGGGCGCGCCGTACCGGCACTTCACGGGCAAGGACAGCCTGCTGACCGTCGTCGCGACCGAGGGCTGGCAGCGGATCGGCGACCAGGTCCACGCCCTGCGGGCCGACCCGGCGCTGTCGGCCGCCGGCAGGCTGCGCGGCGCGCTCCAGACCCTCGTCGGCGTCGGCCGGAGCCAACCGCACCTGTACCAGGTGCTGTTCAGGCGGCGGGGGCACCGCCCCGAGGAGCTCGGCGAAGGACTCGACCGCGTCCGGCGCCAGCTGTGCGGACCGGCGGACGACCCGGCCGCGGACCGCGTACGCGCGGCTGGGCGCTTCCACGGCGAGTTCCTGGCGATCGTCGCCGGCCTCGTGGGCGAGCGGAACGCACGGCACTACGGCGCCCTGCTGCTCAGCAGCGCCCACGGCATCGCGGACATGGAGGTCAGCGGCCATCTGGCACCGGAGGGGCTGGGCGCGGGCGCCGACGAACTTGTCGACACCCTCGTCCAGATGATCGCCGAAGCCGGCATCGGGGACGCGGCACAGCGGCAGCACCCGAGCCCCGTCCACGCCGACTCGACGGACGGCGGCATGGAGGACTCCGGCGGCAGCCGCTAA